Proteins encoded by one window of Epinephelus moara isolate mb chromosome 18, YSFRI_EMoa_1.0, whole genome shotgun sequence:
- the kat8 gene encoding histone acetyltransferase KAT8 — protein sequence MTGGSDFHKSYNNNKDSELRMDVDMDSSHMESERGELDSNIPAACSSNGSGGEEDEAEAVGRVREAGGSSSQHTPDGGGVFCSGREQEVSVEIGETYLCQRADKTWHTAEVIQSRLNEQEGREEFYVHYVGFNRRLDEWVGKARLALTKTVKDAVRKSTEIGGVGDLGEQPERKITRNQKRKHDEINHVQKTYAEMDPTTAALEKEHEAITKVKYVDKIQIGNFEIDAWYFSPFPEDYGKQPKLWICEYCLKYMKYEKTFRHHLSHCQWKQPPGKEIYRRSNISVYEVDGRDHKIYCQNLCLLAKLFLDHKTLYFDVEPFIFYILTEVNKQGAHIVGYFSKEKESPDGNNVACILTLPPYQRRGYGKFLIAFSYELSKLESAVGSPEKPLSDLGKLSYRSYWSWVLLEILRDFRGTLSIKDLSQMTSITQSDIISTLQSLNMVKYWKGQHVICVTPKLVEEHLKSAQYKKPPITVDTMCLKWAPPKNKQAKLSKK from the exons ATGACTGGCGGGAGCGACTTTCACAAAagctacaacaacaacaaggacTCTGAGCTTAGAATGGATGTAGACATGGACTCTAGTCACATGGAAAGTGAGCGGGGGGAGTTGGACAGTAATATCCCGGCGGCATGCTCCTCAAACGGCAGTGGCGGGGAAGAGGACGAGGCGGAGGCCGTTGGCCGTGTGAGAGAAGCCGGGGGCTCTAGTAGTCAGCACACCCCGGACGGAGGCGGAGTGTTCTGCAGCGGCAGGGAGCAGGAGGTGTCGGTCGAAATCGGGGAGACGTATTTATGTCAACGAGCCGACAAGACATGGC ACACAGCAGAGGTTATTCAGTCCCGCTTGAATGAACAGGAGGGCAGAGAGGAGTTCTATGTTCACTATGTAGGAT TCAACAGGCGCCTAGATGAGTGGGTGGGTAAGGCCCGCCTGGCACTCACCAAGACAGTGAAGGATGCAGTGAGGAAGAGCACAGAGATTGGAGGTGTCGGTGATTTGGGTGAACAGCCAGAAAGAAAGATCACTCGCAACCAGAAGCGCAAGCATGATGAGATCAACCATGTACAGAAG ACGTATGCAGAGATGGACCCAACAACAGCTGCCCTGGAGAAAGAGCATGAGGCG ATCACCAAAGTGAAATATGTGGATAAGATTCAGATAGGAAACTTTGAGATCGATGCCTGGTACTTCTCACCGTTTCCTGAGGACTATGGCAAGCAACCCAAGCTGTGGATCTGCGAGTACTGCCTTAAATACATGAAGTATGAGAAGACCTTCAGACATCACCTG TCCCACTGTCAGTGGAAGCAGCCTCCAGGCAAAGAAATCTACAGAAGAAGCAACATATCAGTATATGAAGTGGATGGGCGGGACCACAAG ATCTACTGTCAAAATCTTTGTCTTCTAGCAAAACTATTTCTCGACCACaagacactttattttgatgtggAGCCCTTTATCTTCTATATCCTCACTGAAGTCAACAAACAGGGAGCACACATCGTTGGCTACTTCTCCAAA GAGAAAGAGTCTCCAGATGGGAACAATGTGGCATGTATTCTCACACTGCCGCCTTACCAACGCAGAGGCTACGGAAAGTTCCTCATAGCTTTTA GTTATGAGCTGTCTAAGCTGGAGAGTGCAGTTGGGTCTCCAGAGAAGCCTCTGTCTGATCTGGGGAAGCTGAGCTACAGAAGTTACTGGTCCTGGGTCCTACTGGAGATCCTGAGAGACTTCAGAGGAACGCTGTCCATCAAAGACCTCAG CCAGATGACCAGCATCACGcagagtgacatcatcagcacgCTGCAGTCACTCAATATGGTAAAATACTGGAAAGGTCAGCATGTTATCTGTGTGACGCCCAAACTGGTGGAAGAGCACCTGAAGAGCGCCCAGTACAAGAAACCACCAATCACAG TGGACACTATGTGTTTGAAGTGGGCGCCCCccaaaaataaacaagcaaagTTATCCAAGAAGTGA